A region from the Kineothrix sp. IPX-CK genome encodes:
- a CDS encoding TetR-like C-terminal domain-containing protein, whose protein sequence is MKKMKQGRKTRYTQMVLQDSLVELMKQKPIAKITIKELCENADINRTTFYAHYTDQYDLLQKMEEECLSYAREAISNLIGEKDQDVMMKLLEEIFQYFIDNRNHIQVLMSEQGDINFQKQLFAMIYEFCGIAPDSGKNAGMGTKEFYFVFVVSGSVGLIQHWLKDDAMKSAREMAEIIYNVAGLVR, encoded by the coding sequence ATGAAAAAAATGAAACAAGGCAGGAAAACGCGATATACGCAAATGGTTTTGCAAGACAGTCTGGTGGAGCTTATGAAGCAGAAGCCCATCGCGAAAATAACGATTAAGGAGTTGTGTGAAAATGCGGATATTAACCGCACTACTTTTTATGCGCATTATACCGACCAGTACGATCTGCTCCAAAAGATGGAGGAAGAATGTCTTTCCTATGCAAGAGAGGCTATCTCCAACCTTATCGGGGAAAAGGACCAGGATGTGATGATGAAGCTTTTAGAGGAGATATTTCAGTATTTTATCGACAACAGAAATCATATTCAGGTGCTCATGAGCGAACAGGGAGATATCAATTTTCAAAAGCAGCTTTTTGCAATGATTTATGAGTTTTGCGGCATAGCTCCGGACTCCGGCAAAAATGCCGGTATGGGAACGAAAGAGTTCTATTTTGTCTTCGTTGTGTCCGGGAGCGTGGGCCTGATTCAGCATTGGCTGAAGGACGATGCCATGAAGTCGGCCAGGGAAATGGCCGAAATCATATACAATGTGGCGGGCTTAGTCAGATAG
- a CDS encoding ABC transporter substrate-binding protein has protein sequence MKAKKVLSVLLTTAMLCTALAGCGSAAGTDTSAGQTSDNAQEASAGTENAAAGSSEDLYTVTIYAPYEASTEACAEVSEKVSEITRDLINCNVELVRGVTSEQLNLALTSGEKLDLFYAFPWEVTLSSMVASNEIVAMDDLLAQYAPDMQSSISEDDWACTTVNGSIYGVPMNKDKAQARGFEMNKAIADELGIDYSKPITFEELEVALQKVKEAYPDMYPCVPNGGSMNFPTWSADVMSDSLGVLENCLEDSTQVVNLYETESFKEYCDMMYRWVQEGLMMPDGANTDESYATYISSGVGFGTFTPIKAGFEAEETRKCGVEMAAVELYAAHSTTSMVNACWAIAGNSEQPDKAMQMLNLMYTNSDVANLLINGIEGKNYKIVDESNKIINYADGIDSSTTDYSVVGWAWPNEQITYVWEGDDADVWNQLGEFNASAHSSPAKGFLFNNENVLNEVTACNNIVAKYQNGLITGCLNPDEAIPEMTQELKAAGIDTIIAEKQAQFDAWLAEK, from the coding sequence ATGAAAGCAAAAAAAGTATTATCCGTATTATTAACTACGGCAATGCTCTGCACAGCCCTCGCCGGATGCGGTTCGGCCGCAGGCACCGACACATCAGCAGGACAAACGTCAGATAATGCGCAGGAAGCATCTGCAGGAACAGAAAATGCTGCTGCAGGCAGCAGTGAGGATCTTTATACGGTGACTATCTATGCACCCTATGAAGCCAGCACAGAGGCTTGTGCCGAAGTATCCGAAAAGGTAAGCGAGATTACGAGAGACTTGATCAACTGTAATGTGGAGCTGGTTCGCGGAGTTACCTCCGAGCAGCTGAATCTGGCTCTTACATCCGGTGAAAAGCTGGATTTATTCTACGCATTTCCATGGGAGGTAACTCTATCCAGTATGGTAGCAAGTAATGAAATTGTAGCTATGGATGACCTTCTGGCACAATACGCACCGGACATGCAGTCTTCTATTTCCGAGGATGACTGGGCTTGTACTACAGTAAACGGAAGTATCTACGGTGTTCCCATGAATAAGGATAAGGCTCAGGCAAGAGGCTTTGAAATGAACAAAGCGATTGCGGACGAGCTGGGCATCGATTACAGCAAGCCTATCACCTTCGAAGAACTCGAGGTTGCTTTACAAAAGGTAAAAGAAGCATATCCCGACATGTATCCCTGCGTTCCCAACGGCGGCAGCATGAATTTTCCTACATGGTCCGCAGATGTTATGAGCGACAGCCTCGGTGTCCTGGAAAATTGTCTGGAGGACAGCACCCAGGTCGTTAATTTATACGAAACGGAAAGCTTCAAAGAATATTGTGATATGATGTACCGCTGGGTGCAGGAAGGCTTAATGATGCCCGATGGCGCCAACACAGATGAAAGCTATGCTACTTATATCAGTTCCGGCGTAGGTTTCGGTACCTTTACGCCTATCAAAGCCGGATTTGAGGCTGAGGAAACGAGAAAATGCGGTGTAGAAATGGCTGCCGTAGAGCTTTATGCAGCTCATTCCACCACTTCTATGGTTAACGCTTGCTGGGCTATTGCCGGAAACAGCGAACAACCCGACAAAGCTATGCAAATGCTGAACCTGATGTATACGAACTCAGATGTAGCTAACCTCTTAATTAACGGTATCGAAGGCAAGAACTACAAAATTGTAGATGAATCGAATAAGATCATCAATTATGCGGATGGCATCGACTCTTCCACTACTGACTATTCCGTCGTCGGATGGGCATGGCCTAACGAGCAGATTACTTACGTTTGGGAAGGCGACGATGCGGATGTATGGAATCAGCTTGGAGAATTCAACGCTTCCGCACACTCTTCACCGGCAAAGGGCTTCCTTTTCAATAATGAAAATGTATTGAACGAAGTAACCGCATGCAACAATATAGTAGCAAAATATCAGAACGGATTGATTACAGGATGCTTAAACCCTGACGAAGCGATTCCTGAGATGACACAGGAATTGAAGGCGGCGGGAATCGATACGATTATTGCAGAGAAACAAGCACAGTTCGATGCCTGGCTGGCTGAAAAGTAA
- a CDS encoding FtsX-like permease family protein: MNRSYKKDTWRSMKKNWKRFLSILIITMLGVTMLTGIYASCQDMYYSADKFFDRQNLFDIRIVSTLGLSEEDVDALEKVDGVALAEGGYSKTVNTYVEEISKSAEMTVLSENGMNTPYLLEGKLPANSGEIAVTQKYIDASGKSIGDTITIAEDSEEEDDIESSDEDSVEIAENNAASDDIEDSTGEDPISDVDFDVDEDMDMDLEEEEDTPVFAHNTYTITGIVIDPMNIQSEGFGTVYRSAMSADYTFFIIPADADIDIFTAVYLTLSETIGMDSNSDEYENAIQSVINNIEGRIKEQRELARYNSVVSEARDKIEDAEDTMNEKFAEADEKFADAWNDINDGKQELADGENTLSREEADALKKIADARAELLDGKQVLADSEAELLDGEAQLVQGEAQLNANAKQIEDGKQELADGRRQAEDKFAEADEQLSSAQNQLDESRMQLESGLEQIKAPFGDAWPENEWNALVDAAAALAAAGAQDADIAQSTAVESAALLSALQTHTDTMNAGLTAQIAQLQESINDINVYIENLNQRIADATDQGLDEQIIADLTAERETKTAEAAQLAAAIGQMQAQAEQLNALPASGVQAAIGMAKINGGQQTLDIQKASFEQSRESTRQHLDGIASQLAGAEAQIAEGRKTIEEKKAELQDGRNKIESAKTELADGEATLNAEESDAKKKIADAKEELEEGKLDLAEGETKLLEKEQEYTDKKTEAKEKITDAYAELDDIDMTQWYVQDRISLDSYSSLQNDMSSIEAVGNVFPVIFLVVAALMSLTTMTRMVEEERGLVGTYQALGFKNAAVYWKYLLFALLACLFGGILGDLAGFILFPKFLLYILKTLYNLPEYYLRFDMLYGIGGVLLFLIGIAAATVLACHSELNQTPATLMRPKAPRAGSRVFLERLPFIWNRFKFLNKVTVRNLFRFKKRLFMTVGGIMGCTALVLCGFALKDTIVNLAPEQYEEIYCYDLMAVVDSEDNDFLIQKLAGDENVTDYLNLQIDSIKLLNSEKEAEKVQLMVIPDDTSIEDYIHVQSPDSVPISIGSDGIYVTQNAAQILNLSEGDTVSLQNLQLEEKEAVIAGIAKNYLGNNIYMTQSYYETLFEKYAPNGALVHLSETCTDHEEYVQSLRSNDEILTAASTDGLKEDFGFDLINAVVLLLIVMAGGLAFVVLFTLSNTNISERVRELATIKVLGFYDNEVHQYVHKETLILTLIGILGGLPLGRFLSGLLTSVLQLPSVFFAVHVEPASYLISSAITLCFALAVNLMTNRALNQINMVEALKSVD, from the coding sequence ATGAATCGTTCCTACAAGAAAGACACCTGGCGTTCCATGAAAAAGAACTGGAAACGCTTTTTATCCATTCTTATTATTACCATGCTTGGGGTAACGATGCTGACGGGCATTTATGCGTCTTGTCAGGATATGTATTACTCCGCGGACAAATTTTTCGACAGACAGAATCTTTTTGATATTCGCATCGTATCCACACTGGGACTCTCCGAAGAGGATGTAGATGCACTCGAGAAGGTGGATGGCGTAGCGCTCGCTGAAGGCGGATACAGCAAAACGGTCAACACCTATGTGGAGGAAATATCGAAAAGCGCCGAGATGACAGTTCTCAGCGAAAACGGGATGAACACACCTTATTTGCTGGAGGGAAAGCTTCCTGCAAATTCCGGCGAAATCGCCGTTACACAGAAATATATAGATGCTTCCGGGAAATCTATTGGAGATACCATTACTATTGCGGAAGATTCTGAGGAAGAAGATGATATAGAATCCTCTGATGAAGATAGCGTTGAAATCGCTGAAAATAATGCAGCTTCTGATGATATCGAGGATTCTACCGGCGAAGATCCCATCTCCGACGTCGACTTCGATGTGGATGAAGACATGGATATGGATTTAGAAGAAGAGGAAGATACCCCTGTCTTTGCCCATAACACCTATACAATTACCGGCATAGTCATCGACCCCATGAATATCCAGAGCGAAGGCTTCGGAACGGTATACCGTTCTGCCATGTCCGCAGACTATACTTTTTTCATTATTCCGGCCGACGCTGACATCGATATCTTCACCGCTGTTTATCTTACTCTGTCCGAAACGATCGGAATGGACAGCAATTCCGACGAATATGAAAACGCAATCCAGTCCGTTATCAACAATATTGAAGGCCGTATCAAGGAACAGCGGGAACTGGCACGCTACAATTCCGTCGTATCAGAGGCCCGTGATAAAATCGAAGATGCCGAAGATACCATGAATGAAAAATTTGCGGAGGCGGATGAAAAATTTGCGGATGCCTGGAACGATATCAACGATGGAAAACAAGAGTTAGCGGACGGTGAAAACACTCTCTCCCGGGAAGAAGCGGACGCTCTAAAGAAAATTGCGGACGCCAGGGCAGAGCTCTTAGACGGAAAGCAGGTACTGGCCGATTCCGAAGCAGAGCTTTTAGACGGTGAGGCACAGTTAGTTCAAGGCGAAGCGCAGCTGAATGCCAACGCCAAGCAAATCGAAGACGGGAAGCAGGAGCTGGCCGACGGCCGCAGACAGGCAGAAGACAAATTCGCAGAGGCCGACGAGCAGCTTAGCAGCGCCCAGAATCAATTGGATGAATCCCGCATGCAGCTGGAATCCGGCCTGGAACAAATAAAAGCCCCCTTCGGAGACGCTTGGCCTGAAAACGAATGGAATGCTCTCGTTGACGCAGCGGCAGCCTTGGCTGCCGCCGGCGCACAAGACGCTGATATCGCACAGAGCACTGCTGTCGAAAGCGCTGCTCTCCTCAGTGCGCTGCAAACCCATACAGATACCATGAATGCCGGACTGACCGCACAAATTGCACAGCTGCAGGAATCGATAAACGATATCAACGTATATATAGAAAATTTAAACCAGAGAATTGCAGATGCCACAGATCAAGGTCTCGACGAACAGATCATCGCAGACTTAACAGCTGAGAGAGAGACAAAAACAGCTGAGGCTGCACAGCTTGCTGCCGCAATCGGACAAATGCAGGCCCAGGCAGAGCAGCTGAATGCGCTGCCCGCTTCCGGTGTGCAGGCAGCTATCGGCATGGCCAAAATAAACGGAGGTCAGCAGACCTTGGACATTCAAAAAGCCTCCTTCGAGCAATCAAGAGAAAGCACCAGACAGCATTTGGATGGAATTGCATCCCAGCTGGCCGGAGCGGAGGCCCAGATAGCAGAAGGCCGTAAGACCATCGAAGAAAAGAAAGCGGAGCTCCAGGACGGCAGGAATAAAATAGAATCTGCAAAAACAGAATTGGCTGACGGTGAGGCGACACTTAATGCAGAAGAATCGGATGCGAAAAAGAAAATTGCCGACGCCAAGGAAGAGCTGGAGGAAGGAAAACTGGATCTCGCGGAAGGTGAAACGAAGCTCCTTGAAAAAGAGCAGGAATATACCGACAAAAAAACGGAGGCTAAAGAAAAAATCACCGATGCCTACGCAGAGCTCGATGATATCGACATGACTCAGTGGTATGTTCAGGACCGTATCTCCCTGGACAGCTATTCCAGCCTTCAAAACGATATGTCCTCCATAGAAGCGGTAGGAAACGTATTTCCGGTTATCTTTTTAGTGGTTGCTGCTCTCATGAGCCTTACCACCATGACGCGCATGGTAGAGGAGGAACGGGGATTGGTAGGAACCTATCAGGCATTAGGCTTTAAGAACGCCGCCGTTTATTGGAAATATCTCCTTTTTGCCCTGCTCGCCTGCTTGTTTGGAGGAATCTTGGGAGATTTAGCAGGTTTTATCCTGTTCCCGAAGTTTTTACTGTATATTCTAAAGACGCTTTATAATCTTCCTGAATATTATCTGCGTTTCGACATGCTTTACGGCATAGGAGGTGTGCTCTTATTTTTGATCGGAATCGCCGCAGCGACTGTGCTCGCCTGCCATAGTGAGCTCAACCAGACACCCGCAACGCTCATGAGACCCAAGGCTCCCAGAGCAGGCTCCCGTGTTTTCCTGGAGCGGCTGCCCTTTATCTGGAACCGTTTCAAGTTCCTGAATAAAGTCACTGTCCGCAACCTGTTCCGCTTTAAAAAACGCTTGTTTATGACGGTAGGAGGCATTATGGGCTGTACCGCCCTCGTTCTTTGCGGCTTCGCACTTAAAGATACCATCGTAAACCTGGCACCGGAACAGTATGAAGAAATCTACTGCTACGATCTAATGGCGGTAGTGGATTCAGAGGATAACGATTTTCTTATACAAAAGCTGGCAGGAGATGAGAACGTAACCGATTACCTGAATCTGCAAATCGACAGCATTAAGCTGCTTAATTCGGAGAAGGAAGCGGAAAAGGTCCAGTTAATGGTAATTCCGGACGATACCTCCATCGAAGATTATATTCATGTACAAAGTCCGGACTCCGTGCCCATTTCCATAGGCAGCGACGGCATATATGTTACGCAGAACGCCGCACAGATCTTGAATTTAAGCGAGGGGGATACCGTTTCCCTACAGAATCTTCAATTGGAGGAAAAAGAGGCCGTTATCGCCGGCATTGCAAAGAATTACTTAGGCAACAACATATATATGACCCAGTCCTACTACGAGACACTATTCGAGAAATATGCGCCCAACGGCGCGCTTGTCCATCTTTCGGAAACGTGCACTGACCACGAAGAATATGTCCAGTCACTTAGAAGCAACGACGAAATACTTACCGCTGCAAGCACTGACGGCCTTAAAGAGGATTTCGGTTTCGATTTGATCAACGCGGTTGTCCTGCTGCTCATTGTTATGGCCGGTGGCCTTGCCTTTGTAGTATTATTTACCTTATCCAACACCAATATTTCCGAGCGCGTCAGAGAGCTTGCTACCATTAAAGTATTAGGCTTTTACGATAACGAAGTGCATCAGTATGTGCATAAGGAAACCTTGATCTTAACTTTAATAGGAATTTTGGGCGGCTTGCCGTTAGGCAGATTTTTGAGCGGACTTCTTACCAGTGTGCTCCAGCTTCCTTCGGTATTCTTTGCCGTACATGTGGAACCTGCGAGCTATCTGATATCTTCCGCCATCACATTGTGCTTTGCCCTGGCCGTGAACCTGATGACTAATCGTGCCCTTAATCAGATCAATATGGTAGAGGCACTGAAAAGCGTAGATTAA
- a CDS encoding carbohydrate ABC transporter permease, with protein sequence MVNHDRGFQYAVNTVMVILCLACVLPFLLLISSSLTADGTLVKYGYSFFPKVFDLSAYKYLVFGSKSIFRGYGISILVTFLGTLTSLVLTTLFAYPLSRKSMPGRNIFAFFIFFTMLFNGGLVPTYIMWTQTFHIKNTLWALIVPGLLLNAFNVIMMRSYLTTNIPEEVIEAAKADGAGEFRILLQIVLPMSKPIIATLTLLIGLSYWNDWLNGLYYVTNDKYFSIQVLLKKMLDNVEMIKNASSSGATTMQMPSTSIRMAVAVVGALPVLLIYPFFQKYFVKGIVIGAVKG encoded by the coding sequence ATGGTTAATCATGATAGGGGATTTCAATATGCTGTAAATACTGTTATGGTAATTTTATGCCTTGCCTGTGTCCTTCCCTTTCTTCTGCTCATCAGCTCTTCCTTGACGGCGGACGGTACACTGGTAAAATACGGATATTCCTTTTTCCCGAAAGTCTTCGATTTGTCAGCCTACAAGTATTTGGTTTTCGGCTCCAAATCCATTTTCAGAGGATATGGGATATCGATTCTGGTAACCTTTTTGGGGACCCTTACAAGCCTCGTTCTTACAACGCTGTTCGCTTATCCGTTGTCGAGAAAAAGTATGCCGGGAAGAAACATTTTTGCTTTTTTTATATTTTTTACCATGCTGTTTAACGGCGGTCTTGTACCGACCTATATCATGTGGACTCAGACCTTTCACATAAAGAACACTTTATGGGCGCTGATTGTGCCGGGCCTGCTGTTAAATGCATTCAACGTAATTATGATGCGCTCTTATTTAACGACCAACATCCCGGAGGAGGTCATAGAGGCGGCAAAAGCGGACGGAGCCGGAGAATTTCGGATCTTGCTGCAAATAGTGCTTCCCATGTCCAAGCCCATTATTGCTACCCTGACCTTGCTTATAGGTCTAAGCTACTGGAACGACTGGCTGAATGGTCTTTATTATGTTACTAATGATAAATACTTCAGCATTCAGGTATTGTTAAAGAAAATGCTGGATAATGTGGAGATGATAAAGAACGCCTCCTCCTCAGGAGCGACCACTATGCAGATGCCTTCTACTTCCATACGTATGGCGGTGGCGGTGGTCGGGGCATTACCGGTACTTTTAATCTATCCATTTTTCCAGAAGTATTTTGTAAAGGGCATCGTTATCGGAGCAGTAAAAGGATGA
- a CDS encoding FMN-binding protein produces the protein MTAFKTGAKKGKIRLILLIIAGIIVLSTIIALLADAPGRRELQILTIGNIDFTKLQDGTYIGEYNAAKGNLRDASVEVTISEGKITKINILEGALDSDGNSAELTKGKTMDDLFQKVMESKSLQVDAISGATLTSKAHLKALENALKQAVKQ, from the coding sequence ATGACGGCTTTTAAAACAGGTGCAAAAAAGGGCAAAATCCGGCTTATCCTTTTGATTATTGCAGGTATCATTGTCCTAAGTACGATAATCGCACTTCTCGCCGATGCGCCAGGACGCCGGGAGCTTCAAATACTTACCATCGGAAATATTGACTTCACAAAACTTCAGGATGGAACCTATATCGGAGAATATAACGCCGCAAAGGGAAATCTCAGGGATGCCAGCGTTGAAGTTACCATATCCGAAGGTAAAATTACAAAGATAAATATACTGGAAGGTGCGCTGGACAGTGACGGAAACTCTGCCGAATTGACAAAAGGAAAAACCATGGATGATTTGTTCCAAAAAGTGATGGAATCGAAATCGCTGCAGGTGGACGCAATCAGCGGGGCAACGCTCACTTCCAAAGCACACCTGAAAGCACTGGAAAATGCGCTGAAACAAGCGGTAAAACAATAG
- a CDS encoding GH1 family beta-glucosidase, giving the protein MTFPKNFMWGAATAAYQIEGASAEDGRGPSIWDTYDHDTRYDSLRKKTNILNKENGEIACDHYHRYKEDVALMKKMGLKAYRFSISWSRILPEGRGKVNEQGIAFYNRLIDELLAAGIEPCVTLFHWDFPQALQDIGGWANPALPDIFAEYVRVAVERFSDRVSYWMTLNEPQCHIVIGHIDGECAPKLRVTDRQAFQLIHNLLKAHGKAVKVIREYAKKKPFVGMAPNPSAFYPATDNKEDIAAAGKAAFACKERNFWCSALWLDPVFKGEYPKDVVEVFGDDFPKEMIAPGDMELISQPLDFLGCNFYTGQEIQCGSDGEPQRTPHHLGADLTAFKWEVTPRILRYMPEFIYERYRVPIIITENGASMADWVSLDGKVHDPLRIDFLQRYLLELEKAIDAGIPILGYFAWSLLDNYEWSNGYTERFGLIHVDYTTQKRTLKDSALWYKAVIKSCGKAIHVVK; this is encoded by the coding sequence ATGACATTTCCTAAAAATTTTATGTGGGGAGCCGCTACTGCGGCTTATCAGATAGAGGGGGCTTCTGCAGAGGACGGACGGGGACCTTCTATCTGGGATACTTATGACCATGACACGAGGTATGATTCCTTAAGAAAGAAAACAAATATTTTAAACAAAGAAAACGGGGAAATCGCTTGCGACCATTATCACCGGTATAAAGAAGATGTGGCGCTTATGAAGAAGATGGGTCTCAAAGCATATCGATTCTCCATCAGTTGGAGCCGGATACTGCCGGAGGGCAGAGGGAAGGTTAACGAGCAGGGAATCGCCTTTTATAACCGCTTGATCGATGAATTGCTGGCAGCCGGTATTGAGCCTTGCGTTACGCTGTTTCACTGGGACTTTCCGCAGGCACTGCAAGATATCGGCGGCTGGGCGAATCCCGCTTTGCCGGATATATTTGCGGAATATGTTCGTGTGGCCGTGGAGCGCTTTTCCGACCGCGTGAGCTATTGGATGACTTTGAACGAACCTCAATGCCACATCGTTATCGGACACATAGACGGAGAATGCGCTCCGAAGCTGCGGGTGACGGACAGACAGGCCTTTCAGCTCATCCATAACCTATTGAAAGCCCATGGTAAGGCAGTTAAAGTTATTCGCGAATATGCAAAAAAGAAGCCTTTCGTAGGCATGGCCCCCAATCCTTCTGCTTTCTATCCTGCAACAGATAATAAGGAAGATATCGCAGCAGCCGGGAAAGCAGCTTTTGCCTGCAAAGAGCGCAATTTCTGGTGCAGCGCTTTATGGCTTGATCCTGTTTTTAAAGGAGAATATCCAAAAGATGTTGTGGAAGTCTTCGGAGACGATTTTCCAAAAGAAATGATCGCTCCGGGCGATATGGAGCTGATATCACAGCCATTGGATTTCTTAGGCTGCAACTTCTATACGGGACAGGAAATACAATGCGGAAGTGACGGAGAGCCGCAGCGTACACCTCATCACCTGGGTGCGGACTTAACGGCGTTCAAGTGGGAAGTAACCCCCCGTATTCTCAGATATATGCCGGAGTTTATATATGAAAGATACCGGGTACCGATCATCATTACGGAAAACGGAGCTTCTATGGCGGATTGGGTAAGTCTTGACGGAAAAGTGCACGATCCTCTTCGGATCGATTTTCTCCAGCGCTATTTATTGGAGCTGGAAAAAGCCATAGATGCAGGAATTCCCATCCTTGGCTATTTCGCATGGTCGCTCCTCGATAACTATGAATGGTCCAACGGGTATACGGAAAGATTCGGACTCATCCACGTGGACTACACCACGCAGAAACGGACACTTAAAGATTCCGCTCTTTGGTATAAAGCTGTAATTAAAAGCTGCGGTAAGGCGATTCATGTGGTGAAATGA
- a CDS encoding TetR-like C-terminal domain-containing protein, with protein MSEQGDINFQKQLFAMIYEFCGIAPDSGKNAGMGTKEFYFVFVVSGSVGLIQHWLKDDAMKSAGEMAEIIYNVAGLVR; from the coding sequence ATGAGCGAACAGGGAGATATTAATTTTCAAAAGCAGCTCTTTGCAATGATTTATGAGTTCTGCGGCATAGCTCCGGACTCCGGCAAAAATGCCGGCATGGGAACGAAAGAGTTCTATTTTGTCTTCGTTGTGTCCGGGAGCGTGGGCCTGATTCAGCATTGGCTGAAGGACGATGCCATGAAGTCGGCCGGGGAAATGGCCGAAATCATATACAATGTGGCGGGCTTAGTCAGGTAA
- a CDS encoding TetR/AcrR family transcriptional regulator, producing the protein MEDKKLLIYDCAKELFREKGFKDTNISEITKKAGMAVGTFYNYYSSKEKLFMDIFLEENSKLKQACFQSLDLEQSPMDVVGQMLKLNVEGTKANPILREWYNRSVFEKLEQVYREDNGIDTVDFLYDNFLELIVLWQKRGKIRNDIDSKMIMMIFAAIINADTHKEEIGLEYFPELLHLMTELIMKSLINCSDS; encoded by the coding sequence GTGGAAGATAAAAAGTTATTAATTTACGACTGCGCAAAAGAACTGTTTCGCGAAAAGGGATTCAAGGACACCAATATTTCCGAGATCACAAAAAAAGCCGGAATGGCGGTGGGAACTTTTTATAACTATTATTCCTCTAAAGAAAAACTCTTTATGGATATTTTTCTGGAAGAGAATAGTAAACTGAAGCAAGCATGCTTTCAATCGCTTGACCTGGAACAGAGCCCTATGGACGTAGTAGGGCAGATGCTTAAATTAAATGTTGAGGGGACAAAGGCAAATCCTATTCTGAGGGAATGGTACAATAGAAGCGTCTTTGAAAAGCTGGAGCAAGTATATCGTGAAGACAACGGCATTGATACAGTTGATTTTCTATATGACAACTTTCTGGAACTAATAGTTCTTTGGCAGAAGCGCGGGAAAATACGAAATGACATAGATAGTAAAATGATTATGATGATTTTTGCGGCTATTATAAATGCCGACACACATAAGGAGGAAATCGGGCTTGAATATTTTCCGGAACTTTTACATCTTATGACGGAGCTTATTATGAAAAGCCTGATAAACTGCTCCGATAGTTAA
- a CDS encoding ABC transporter permease, producing the protein MQTTKRKKIEWKKIKKFLPLYLMMLPGIIYLFINNYIPMSGIVLAFKKYDLKKGVYDSPNIGFKNFEFLFKTKDAWTITRNTLGYNAVFIILGTVVAILIAILLNEIRNEKAKKTYQTLILIPYLISTVVVSYVVYGFLNTQNGFINNSILKPLGLDIISWYSEEKYWPFILILVNLWKGFGYNCIIYYATLIGIDKGYYEAAMIDGASRWQQVKYITLPGLKTTIITLTLMAIGRIFYSDFGLFYQVPMNSGSLIDVTNTIDTYVYRGLTQTNNIGMSAAAGLYQSLVGFILVLTANYVVRKISKENALF; encoded by the coding sequence ATGCAAACAACAAAGCGCAAAAAAATAGAATGGAAAAAAATCAAGAAATTTTTACCCCTGTATCTCATGATGCTGCCGGGAATTATTTATCTGTTCATCAATAATTATATCCCAATGTCGGGTATCGTATTAGCCTTTAAAAAGTATGATCTTAAAAAGGGCGTATATGACAGTCCGAATATAGGCTTTAAGAACTTCGAGTTCCTTTTTAAAACTAAAGACGCATGGACGATAACAAGAAATACCCTCGGTTACAATGCCGTTTTTATCATACTCGGAACAGTAGTTGCCATCCTCATTGCAATACTGCTAAATGAAATAAGAAATGAAAAGGCCAAAAAGACATATCAGACTTTGATACTCATACCCTATTTAATTTCTACGGTAGTAGTCAGCTATGTAGTATACGGCTTTTTAAATACACAGAACGGCTTTATCAACAATTCCATATTAAAACCCTTGGGCCTTGATATCATATCCTGGTATTCCGAAGAAAAATACTGGCCCTTTATATTGATATTAGTCAATTTATGGAAAGGCTTTGGTTATAACTGTATTATTTATTACGCTACTTTAATCGGTATCGACAAAGGTTATTATGAAGCCGCCATGATCGACGGAGCAAGCAGATGGCAGCAGGTGAAATATATAACTCTGCCGGGGCTGAAAACAACGATTATTACGCTGACTTTAATGGCAATCGGCAGAATCTTCTATTCTGACTTCGGACTCTTTTACCAAGTACCCATGAACAGCGGTTCCCTGATCGATGTAACCAATACGATAGATACATATGTATACCGGGGTCTGACTCAAACGAATAATATTGGCATGTCGGCGGCGGCGGGCCTATATCAATCGCTTGTAGGCTTTATTCTGGTATTGACTGCTAACTATGTAGTCAGAAAAATAAGTAAAGAAAACGCACTGTTTTAG